A window of Eubacteriaceae bacterium ES3 contains these coding sequences:
- a CDS encoding MATE family efflux transporter gives MKRTENKLGVMPIPRLLLSMSLPAMLSMVIQALYNVVDSIFVAQLGESALTAVSLAFPVQIIIISCFVGMGVGINSAISRRLGEHKKAQAENVAEHGFLVAVILAVALGVMGYLVAEPFIALFTDDAGIISQGRDYIMVVTIFCFGSILTQAGFATLQGSGEMVKPMIGQMIGAISNIILDPILIFGLMGLPAMGVKGAAIATIIGQILAMIYILLVVFKGKNNLLKLDFRKFSYQSAMIRDIVVVGLPAAIMQGLGSVMITGYNLILAGFGMSAVAVFGVYFRIQSFIFMPVFGLGQGAMPIFGYNFGAKNQKRFNETLKVASITALAIMLVGMIIFWIFPQQLLIPFNPSDEMREIAVHCFRSISLGFPIAGVSIMISTAFQAMGKAYVSMIASFIRQIICLLPISFLLAQIGGLDLVWYGFVISEVVCIIYQVWMLKRTKVQVMDQWQLSLII, from the coding sequence ATGAAAAGAACTGAGAATAAACTGGGAGTTATGCCCATCCCAAGACTTCTCTTATCTATGTCGCTGCCAGCAATGCTTTCAATGGTGATTCAGGCCCTATATAATGTTGTGGATAGTATTTTTGTCGCTCAATTGGGTGAATCTGCCTTAACGGCTGTGTCACTTGCTTTTCCAGTTCAGATTATTATCATTTCATGTTTTGTCGGAATGGGAGTGGGGATCAATTCAGCCATTTCCAGACGGTTGGGTGAACATAAAAAAGCTCAGGCTGAAAATGTTGCTGAACATGGTTTTCTGGTAGCTGTCATTTTGGCTGTGGCATTAGGGGTTATGGGCTATTTAGTGGCAGAACCATTTATCGCTCTCTTTACAGATGATGCTGGAATTATCAGCCAGGGGCGTGATTACATCATGGTTGTGACGATCTTTTGTTTTGGAAGTATCCTAACTCAGGCGGGTTTCGCGACACTGCAGGGGAGCGGTGAGATGGTCAAACCAATGATCGGCCAGATGATTGGGGCGATCAGCAATATTATCTTAGACCCCATTCTGATTTTTGGACTCATGGGTCTGCCGGCAATGGGTGTAAAGGGTGCCGCAATTGCAACGATTATTGGTCAGATTCTGGCTATGATCTATATTTTGCTGGTTGTTTTTAAAGGAAAAAATAATCTGTTGAAATTGGATTTTAGAAAATTTTCTTATCAATCGGCAATGATCAGAGATATTGTGGTTGTCGGCCTTCCGGCGGCTATCATGCAGGGGCTGGGATCAGTTATGATCACGGGTTATAATCTGATACTGGCTGGATTTGGCATGTCGGCAGTAGCTGTATTTGGTGTCTATTTCCGGATTCAATCCTTTATCTTTATGCCAGTCTTTGGTTTGGGTCAAGGTGCCATGCCAATTTTTGGCTATAATTTTGGAGCCAAAAATCAGAAACGATTTAATGAGACCTTGAAAGTGGCATCAATTACGGCACTGGCGATTATGCTTGTGGGAATGATTATTTTCTGGATTTTCCCCCAACAGCTGTTGATTCCATTTAATCCTTCGGATGAAATGCGTGAAATTGCTGTTCACTGTTTTAGAAGCATTAGTCTGGGTTTCCCGATTGCAGGAGTATCGATTATGATCAGTACTGCTTTTCAGGCAATGGGCAAAGCCTATGTCAGTATGATCGCTTCTTTTATCAGACAAATAATCTGTCTTTTACCGATATCATTTCTATTGGCGCAGATAGGTGGTTTGGACCTGGTCTGGTATGGTTTTGTGATATCGGAAGTCGTATGTATAATCTATCAGGTCTGGATGCTGAAACGGACAAAAGTTCAAGTTATGGATCAGTGGCAATTGAGCCTGATTATATAG